ACGACATGCAGGCGGCCGCGCGACGCCAGTGGGAGGAGCGGGCCCGCCGCCTCGGGCTCGTCGAGGGCGACCCTGACGAGACGTTCGACGCCATCGACCAGGCCGCCCGAGAGCGGCAGGCCGCCGCACGCCACGGGATCACTGGCGGCGAACCGCCGACGATCACTCGTGACGACGCGTCCGGCGACGGGGCCGAGGCGGAGGAGACCGCCTAACGGCGCGCGTCGGCGTCGTCCGTGCGCGGGCGGATCCGAAAACCGGGCGCCGACGAATCCGATGGGCGCGGCGACAGTGCCGCGGCGCGGCGGGCGGCCTCAGCCATCGCGGGGCGCCCCTGGGCCGCGAACCGCTCGGCGATCACGAGGAGCCGGTCGGCGGCGGACCGGTCGTCACGAGTGGTGGGCATCGGGCGAGCGGAAGTGGAAACGGAAGGTGAGCCTTCGTCCCTCCCCGATGCATCCGCCATCCCCCCAGATCGTGGCGTCCCCCGACTCATGTCACGCGGAGCTCACGCCAGCCGTGGTTGAGGTCGTTCCTCTTCACGTCGAGCAGGGCGAAGGCCCGCCACTGGAACGCGGCGTCGCGGCCCTCGATCGGCGGCGGCGCGCTCATCGGAAGGTGAACGACGGCCTCGTCGCGGAACCGGACATGCACGTTCAGGCGGAGCGCCTTGCCGCGTTCGCCGTCCTCAACGCCGTGCGGGGCGTCGGCCCAGGAACCGGTGCGATTGCGGGTGAGGGTAGAGACGCCCATGGAAAGGACGGGGACGCAACGCGAGGAACGGCTAGGAAGCCGCCCCCCTGCCCTCCCCTACGCGGACGGCGAGCGTCCAGGGTCACGGGACCGCCACACGGGCGCCGGAGTAGCTTTCGAGCCCCGCCCCGCCCTCATGCGCCGACTCGAAGATTTTTCCGACGCGGACCTCCGCGTGTTCGACCGCCCTCCGCTCCCGCTGCCGGACGCGATTCGCACCGTGTACCTCATCGGGATCTGCGGGAAGGGCATGGGCGCCCTCGCCGAGCTCCTCGCCGAGGCCGGCTATGACGTCCGCGGGAGCGACGAGGCGGCCTACCCGCCGATGTCGACGCGTCTCGCGGCGGCCGGCATCCCCGTCCTCGAGGGCTACGACCCGGCCCACCTCGACGGGCCCGCGGGGCCACCCGACCTCGTCGTCGTCGGCAACGCGTGCACGCCGACGCACCCGGAGGCCGCCGCGGCCCGCGAGCGCGGGCTGACGCAGGCGTCGCTTCCCGAGGCGCTCGCCCACCTCTTCCTGAGCCAGCGCCAGCCGGCCGTCGTCGCCGGCACGCACGGGAAGACGACGACGACCGGGATGCTCGTCCACGTCCTCCGCCATGCCCGGCTCGACCCCGGCTTCCTCGTCGGCGGCGTGATGGTCGGCGACGAGCGGACGGCCGGGCTCGGCGACGGGCCCGTGTTCGCGGTCGAGGGCGACGAGTACGACGCGGCCTACTTCGACAAGCGGCCCAAGATGATCCTCTACCGGCCGCACCGGGCGATCGTCACGAGCCTCGAGTTCGACCACGCCGACATCTACGCCGACTGGGCCGAGTACAAGCGGGCCTTCCACGCCTTCGCCGCGCTCCCGCCGCCGGACGGCCTGCTCCTCCTCAACGGCGAGGACGCAGAGGTCCGCAAGCTGGCCAAGCGGACCTGGGCGCGCGTCCGGCTCTACGGCGAGGAGGGCGCCGAGGCCGACGGGGTCGCCTTCGACGTGGCGGCCCGAGACCTGACACCCGTCGAGGGCGGGCAGACGTTTACGCTCGTCGTCAAGGGCGAGGCGGTCGCCGACGTGCGGCTCCCGATGGGCGGGCGGTACAACGCGCTCAACGCGCTGGCGGTGGCCGGCGTCGCGCTCGACGCGGGCGCCACGCCCAAGCAGGTCGCCGACGGGCTCGGCACGTTCCGCGGGATGAAGCGCCGCCAGGAGGTCGCGGCGGACACCGGCGGCGTGCTCGTGGTCGACGACTTCGCGCATCACCCGACGGCCGTCGAGGCCACAATCCGAGGCGTCCGCGAGCGGTGGCCGGGGCGGCGCGTGGTCGCCGTGTTCGAGCCGCGGTCGAACTCCAGCCGCCGCGCGGCCTTCGAGGCGCCCTACGCCCGCGCCCTCGCGACGGCCGACGCGCTCTTCCTCTCGACCCCCCCGCTCCGCCACAACGACGACCCGAAGGACTTTCTGGATGCCGGAACCGTCGCCGAGGCCGTCCGCCAGTCAGGCACGCCCGCCTCGGCCTTCGCGTCGGCCGACGAGTTGCTGCCGAGGTTGCTGGACGAGTTGGGTGAGGGCGACCTCGCGCTTGTGATGTCGAACGGGTCGTTCGATGGGCTCGTCGCCAAGCTCGCGGACACGCTGGAGGGCTGAGGGGCGGATGGTCGCGCGCTCCGCTCCGACCGCCCATAGGGACACGATGGGTCGGGTCCCTGCCGCGATCCTGCTCGGGGCCCTCCTCATCGGCTGCGAGGCGCCCCCGCCC
This sequence is a window from Rubrivirga marina. Protein-coding genes within it:
- a CDS encoding UDP-N-acetylmuramate--L-alanine ligase; the protein is MRRLEDFSDADLRVFDRPPLPLPDAIRTVYLIGICGKGMGALAELLAEAGYDVRGSDEAAYPPMSTRLAAAGIPVLEGYDPAHLDGPAGPPDLVVVGNACTPTHPEAAAARERGLTQASLPEALAHLFLSQRQPAVVAGTHGKTTTTGMLVHVLRHARLDPGFLVGGVMVGDERTAGLGDGPVFAVEGDEYDAAYFDKRPKMILYRPHRAIVTSLEFDHADIYADWAEYKRAFHAFAALPPPDGLLLLNGEDAEVRKLAKRTWARVRLYGEEGAEADGVAFDVAARDLTPVEGGQTFTLVVKGEAVADVRLPMGGRYNALNALAVAGVALDAGATPKQVADGLGTFRGMKRRQEVAADTGGVLVVDDFAHHPTAVEATIRGVRERWPGRRVVAVFEPRSNSSRRAAFEAPYARALATADALFLSTPPLRHNDDPKDFLDAGTVAEAVRQSGTPASAFASADELLPRLLDELGEGDLALVMSNGSFDGLVAKLADTLEG